A window of Citrus sinensis cultivar Valencia sweet orange chromosome 7, DVS_A1.0, whole genome shotgun sequence contains these coding sequences:
- the LOC107178905 gene encoding protein REDUCED CHLOROPLAST COVERAGE 3-like, which translates to KKKPLPGNSLLFTFLALSLTEDYTEESQAVAHVRRLLDIVACTTRFSKSRNSRLPPSSESCARKNGSRPHPPSPNSAALSDGAATAAADNRSGTRATSSPVSSAVSPSLDMAAIHPTPKLSEFYDFFSFSHLTPPILNLRKCERKEGEKRDGDYFEIQIKICNGKLIQVVASVKGFYTLGKQFFQSNSLVDLLQNLSRAFANAYESLMKAFVEHNKFGNLPYGFRANSWLVPPSVAESPSNFPCLPAEDENWGGNGGGQGRDGEHDLRPWATEFAILARLPCKTEEERVVRDQKAFLLHNQFVDVSIFKAVGAIRRLIDSNLHTQDTINVQRGAILHEDRVGDLSITVKRDTVDASLKSEVTIKGNQSSGMSAADVAQRNLLKGVTADESVVVHDTSSLGTVIVRHCGYTAVVKVVGDVTEKFGTQDIEIEDQPDGGANSLNINSLRLVLQKSFSAESARGDRSPLCNLDNSEALRSLVRRVIKQSLAKLELEPTASERSIRWELGSCWVQHLQKQETLTDTKSMRSGDDIETEHAVKGLGKQFKFLKKRENRPNLVGSNNEANEDDNGPCSMNVGTNGRQQSNGELNCEMELKKLISEESFLRLKETGTGLHSKAVDELMKMAYKYYDDIALPKLVTDFGSLELSPVDGRTLTDFMHLRGLQMRSLGRVVELAEKLPHIQSLCIHEMVTRAFKHVLKGVIASVDYLSDLSAAIASSLNFLFGCCEMEDEQSLNEDHILRLQWLRTFLGRRFGWSLKDEFLHLRKISILRGLCHKVGLELVPRDYDMECPNPFTRDDIVSMVPVCKHVGCTSADGRTLLESSKIALDKGKLEDAVNYGTKALARMIAVCGPYHRTTASAYSLLAVVLYHTGDFNQATIYQQKALDINERELGLDHPDTMKSYGDLSVFYYRLQHIELALKYVNRALFLLHFTCGLSHPNTAATYINVAMMEEGMGNVHLSLRYLHEALKCNQRLLGGDHIQTAASYHAIAIALSLMEAYSLSVQHEQTTLKILQAKLGLEDLRTQDAAAWLEYFESKDLEQQEAARNGTPKPDASIASKGHLSVSDLLDYISPGQDSKRSEAHRKQRRAKVMQIREKIHGAHHDMMVEDALPHDGLKKSMTIVESKTEEVIEDGVQPEEPEENDDITRYGPAISGEFVEETNSDEGWQEANPKGRSGNAAVRKLNRRRPVLTKLNVNGCEHSNLREKGNRREIVSPAREKASRTTTTELTGKKDSSKLQAKASVSEVYASPPNLTAMASKSLSYKEVAVAPPGTVLKPLPEKPDEEIEEKTETQMCSNAPETSKAELNNHFSPVEDAPVDGQSQETHGSVTQSETTAADTEEVPSSSNEEKPMETNGSKLSATAEPFNPGAVSMTHLLHSVAATSIYDPRTSQGMLAEPAVPSAAARVPCGPRSPLYYRNNYSYIMKHGFPKYHSSIMERNLLGPSRIMNPHAPEFVPMRGWQINPGYAHSTVSNESNSSNDTSEADDEKLDKMSSIQGEDNTSRKSSTEAEKSELARQILLSFIVKSVQHNMDAPSHSSGYEKKIGYSENSSDAIANDSAIIKILYGNEKGKTNLASQSNDQEQQKPKEENQKSGDGEGFIVVRKRRRNRQQITNGVTEMYNHQSICASVR; encoded by the exons aagaaaaaacctttGCCCGGCAATTCCttgttatttacatttttggCACTGTCCTTGACAGAGGACTACACCGAGGAATCTCAGGCCGTGGCACACGTGCGGCGGCTTCTCGACATCGTCGCGTGCACCACACGGTTCTCCAAGTCCAGAAACTCCCGATTGCCGCCATCGTCAGAGTCATGTGCCAGAAAGAACGGCAGTAGGCCCCACCCGCCTTCACCAAACTCTGCCGCTCTGTCTGATGGAgcagcaacagcagcagcagataACCGAAGCGGGACCCGCGCCACGTCATCGCCAGTTTCATCGGCGGTTTCTCCGAGTCTGGACATGGCGGCCATTCACCCGACGCCAAAACTCTCCGAGTTTTATGacttcttctctttctctcaccTCACTCCCCCCATCTTAA atttgagAAAATGTGAACGCAAAGAAGGAGAGAAGCGCGACGgtgattattttgaaattcag ATAAAAATCTGCAATGGAAAGCTTATACAAGTAGTTGCATCAGTAAAAGGGTTCTATACTTTGGGAAAGCAGTTTTTCCAAAGCAACTCCCTGGTGGATCTTCTGCAAAATCTCAGTCGAGCTTTTGCCAAT GCATATGAATCCCTAATGAAAGCTTTTGTTGAACATAATAAG TTTGGTAATCTTCCCTATGGATTTCGAGCTAATTCATGGCTTGTACCTCCATCTGTTGCTGAGTCTCCATCAAATTTCCCATGCCTACCGGCAGAAGATGAGAATTGGGGTGGCAATGGCGGAGGCCAGGGAAGAGATGGAGAACATGATTTACGACCATGGGCGACGGAATTTGCTATACTGGCTAGGCTTCCTTGCAAAACTGAAGAGGAGAGGGTGGTTAGAGATCAGAAGGCCTTTTTGCTTCATAACCAATTTGTTGATGTCTCAATTTTTAAAGCTGTTGGAGCAATACGCCGTctcattgattcaaatttaCACACTCAAGATACAATCAATGTCCAAAGGGGGGCAATCTTGCATGAAGATCGTGTGGGAGACTTGTCCATTACAGTAAAACGTGATACAGTAGATGCAAGCTTGAAGTCTGAGGTTACTATTAAAGGAAATCAGTCATCCGGTATGTCTGCTGCAGATGTTGCTCAAAGGAATTTACTAAAAGGTGTTACTGCAGATGAGAGTGTAGTTGTTCAC GATACCTCCTCATTGGGTACCGTCATTGTAAGACACTGTGGATACACCGCTGTAGTAAAGGTTGTTGGTGATGTGACGGAGAAGTTTGGCACACAAgatattgaaattgaagatCAACCTGATGGAGGAGCTAATTCTCTTAATATTAACAG CTTAAGGCTTGTACTTCAGAAGTCTTTCAGTGCTGAATCAGCTAGAGGAGACCGGTCACCTCTGTGCAATTTGGATAATTCAGAAGCTCTTAGAAGTCTTGTACGAAGAGTTATTAAACAGAGTTTAGCAAAGCTAGAGCTGGAGCCAACTGCATCAGAAAGATCTATTAGATGGGAACTTGGTTCTTGTTGGGTGCAACATCTACAAAAGCAGGAAACCCTAACAGATACCAAGTCAATGAGGTCTGGCGATGATATTGAGACTGAACATGCTGTCAAAGGTCTTGGGaagcaatttaaatttttgaagaagAGGGAGAACAGACCTAACCTTGTTGGCAGCAATAATGAGGCTAACGAAGATGACAATGGACCGTGCAGCATGAATGTGGGAACTAATGGCAGACAGCAAAGCAATGGCGAGCTCAATTGTGAGATGGAATTGAAAAAACTAATTTCTGAAGAATCCTTCTTGCGATTGAAAGAAACTGGCACTGGCCTTCATTCAAAG GCAGTGGATGAGCTTATGAAAATGGCATACAAATATTATGATGACATTGCTTTACCAAAGCTG GTAACAGACTTTGGATCACTTGAACTTTCTCCGGTTGATGGCCGCACACTGACAGACTTTATGCATTTAAGGGGACTACAAATGCGCTCTTTAGGTCGCGTG GTTGAACTTGCAGAGAAGCTTCCTCACATACAATCACTTTGTATTCATGAGATGGTTACTCGAGCGTTCAAGCATGTACTTAAAGGAGTCATCGCATCTGTTGACTATTTATCAGACCTATCTGCAGCTATAGCTTCTTCcctaaatttcttatttggcTGTTGTGAGATGGAAGATGAGCAAAGCTTGAATGAAGATCATATCCTTAGATTGCAGTGGCTACGAACATTTCTTGGCAGAAGATTTGGTTGGTCCCTGAAAGACGAGTTTCTGCATTTGAGAAAGATTTCAATTCTACGTGGGCTTTGCCATAAG GTTGGGTTGGAGTTGGTTCCAAGAGATTATGATATGGAATGCCCAAACCCATTCACGAGAGATGATATTGTCAGCATGGTTCCTGTGTGCAAG CATGTAGGTTGCACTTCAGCTGATGGGCGGACTTTATTAGAGTCATCCAAAATTGCCCTTGATAAAGGAAAACTAGAAGATGCTGTAAATTATGGGACAAAG GCACTGGCAAGGATGATAGCTGTTTGTGGTCCCTACCATCGGACTACTGCAAGTGCTTACAGTCTTCTAGCTGTAGTTCTCTACCATACTGGAGACTTTAATCAG GCAACTATATATCAGCAGAAGGCATTGGATATTAATGAGAGGGAACTTGGTCTTGACCATCCAGATACAATGAAAAGCTATGGGGATCTTTCAGTTTTCTATTATCGCCTTCAACACATTGAATTGGCTCTTAA ATATGTAAATCGTGCCTTATTCCTTTTGCATTTTACTTGTGGACTTTCACATCCAAACACGGCTGCAACATACATAAATGTGGCTATGATGGAAGAGGGCATGGGAAATGTTCATCTTTCTCTTAGATATTTGCATGAAGCCCTTAAATGCAACCAAAGACTATTAGGAGGTGACCATATACAg ACAGCTGCAAGTTATCATGCCATAGCCATAGCTCTTTCTTTGATGGAGGCATATTCACTAAGTGTGCAACATGAGCAAACTACACTTAAGATTCTCCAAGCAAAGCTTGGACTAGAAGATCTGCGTACTCAG GATGCTGCTGCATGGCTGGAGTATTTTGAATCAAAAGATCTAGAGCAGCAAGAAGCGGCACGGAATGGAACTCCAAAGCCAGATGCGTCCATTGCGAGTAAAGGTCACCTTAG TGTGTCAGATCTCCTGGATTACATTAGTCCTGGTCAAGATTCTAAAAGAAGCGAAGCACATAGGAAACAACGACGTGCAAAG gtAATGCAGATTAGGGAAAAGATTCATGGAGCACATCATGATATGATGGTGGAAGATGCACTGCCCCATGATGGATTGAAAAAGAGTATGACTATAGTGGAAAGCAAGACCGAGGAAGTAATAGAAGACGGTGTTCAACCTGAAGAGCCAGAGGAGAATGATGATATTACTAGATATGGACCGGCAATTTCAGGTGAGTTTGTGGAAGAAACAAATTCTGATGAGGGGTGGCAAGAAGCCAATCCAAAAGGTAGGTCAGGAAATGCTGCTGTTCGGAAGCTCAACCGGAGGCGACCTGTTCTTACAAAGCTAAATGTCAATGGTTGTGAACATTCAAATCTTAGAGAAAAAGGCAATAGACGGGAAATTGTATCTCCAGCACGGGAAAAAGCTTCAAGGACCACCACCACTGAGTTAACAGGCAAGAAGGATTCAAGTAAATTGCAGGCAAAAGCTTCTGTCTCCGAAGTTTATGCAAGTCCACCAAACCTTACTGCCATGGCTTCCAAGTCGCTGTCTTACAAAGAAGTAGCTGTGGCACCACCAGGTACGGTTCTAAAGCCATTACCAGAGAAACctgatgaagaaattgaagaaaaaactGAAACACAGATGTGCAGTAATGCTCCTGAGACATCAAAGGCGGAGTTGAATAACCATTTCTCTCCCGTTGAAGATGCGCCAGTTGATGGTCAGTCTCAAGAAACTCATGGAAGTGTAACTCAATCTGAAACTACTGCTGCAGATACCGAGGAAgttccttcttcttctaatGAGGAAAAGCCCATGGAAACAAATGGGAGTAAGCTTTCTGCCACAGCTGAACCATTCAACCCAGGAGCTGTCTCCATGACTCATCTGCTACACTCTGTAGCAGCCACGAGTATTTATGATCCGAGAACTAGTCAAGGTATGCTTGCAGAACCTGCTGTACCTTCGGCTGCTGCTAGAGTTCCTTGTGGGCCAAGGTCGCCTCTCtattatagaaataattattcttaCATTATGAAACATGGATTTCCAAAATACCACTCTTCCATTATGGAAAGAAACCTGTTGGGGCCTTCAAGAATCATGAACCCGCATGCACCCGAGTTTGTGCCAATGAGAGGTTGGCAAATAAATCCTGGATATGCACATTCAACTGTTTCAAATGAGtcaaactcttcaaatgaCACAAGTGAGGCAGACGATGAGAAACTTGACAAAATGTCCAGTATTCAAGGCGAGGATAATACCTCAAGAAAGAGCAGTACAGAGGCGGAGAAGTCAGAGCTGGCAAGACAGATACTACTTAGCTTCATTGTAAAGTCAGTCCAGCATAATATGGATGCTCCAAGTCATTCTTCAGGCTACGAAAAGAAGATTGGGtattcagaaaattcttcagATGCAATTGCAAATGATAGTGCTATCATAAAGATCCTTTATGGAAATGAAAAGGGCAAAACAAACTTGGCATCTCAGTCCAATGATCAAGAACAGCAAAAACCCAAAGAGGAAAACCAAAAAAGTGGGGATGGTGAAGGATTTATAGTTGTCAGAAAACGGAGAAGAAACCGACAGCAGATCACAAATGGGGTAACTGAGATGTACAATCATCAATCCATCTGTGCTTCTGTTCGTTAA
- the LOC107178904 gene encoding receptor like protein 21-like isoform X20, which translates to MKSCSTMESTSCIKFSLMSLIWIIVSMDEIHGYKGCLETERTALLEIKSFFISLVSDIGYDDKILPSWVGEDDGMPSDCCDDWEGVMCNATTRRVMQLSLNYTKRLNYYDGTSASLLNMSLFHPFKELQRLDLPGNGFTGFCENRAYDSFGSLKQLKILNLGFNFFIDSILPYLNTLTSLTTLNLRYNKIEGSRTKQGLANLRYLQVLDLSGNRNITSGSLTRLGLSLTDLKELDLGSCGITTLQGLAKLKSLETLDLSYNYYIHSSLEGLANLTNLQVLDLSLNQNLTTLAHVGLADLPNLKALDLHSCGITTIQGICNLKNLLELDLSSNNFEGHLPQCLNNLTHLKVLDISYNQLSGNFPSVLTNLTSLEYLDLSFIDFQGTFLINSLANHSKLEVLVLSSGNDMLQVKTENWLPTYPLKVLQLSHCHLNVNSSFLLHQHHLKFLDLSHNQLVGNFPTWLLQNNTGLEVLILWNNSFSGILPRLPNAKYDKLRHLDISTNNFSGKLPENLGIVFQKLIYLDVSKNSFEGNIPYSISEMKELITLDLSRNNFSGELPRSIFSSCLSLETLDLSNNNFYGQLFPNFMNLTHLSSLRLNNNHFSGKMADGLLSSTLLDVLDVSNNKLSGDIPHWIGNFSVLWLLLMSENYLQGSIPVQLGNLESLEFIDISENGLSGSMVSLSNLSSVKHIYLHNNAINGLIPIALLRSSTLLTLDLRDNKFFGRIPHQINELSNLHFLLLRGNSLQGRIPNQLCQLRKLGIMDLSHNRLNGPIPSCLGNISFGREAIDDGSFEYEFAMSNRDSASTYYNSTLHLLPPGELHGGLDQPVGVEFVTKYRYEFFIGLNLDDMAGLDLSSNEFSGEIPWEIGHLQHIRALNLSNNLLSGTIPESFSNLKMIESLDLSRNKLSGRIPQLTELNFLSNFNVSYNNLSGPIPDKEQFATFDDSSYKGNSALCGSMIKRKCSSALAPPATPTGGGEDEGDSVIDMVALRWSFGASYVSVILGLLAALWINSYWRRLWFYFIDRCIDTCYYWLFKYVFHR; encoded by the exons ATGAAAAGTTGCTCTACAATGGAAAGTACTTCCTGTATTAAGTTCTCATTAATGTCACTAATTTGGATTATTGTATCGATGGATGAAATTCATGGATACAAAGGATGCTTGGAAACAGAGAGGACTGCTCTGTTGGAAATCAAGAGCTTCTTCATATCATTAGTCAGTGATATTGGATATGATGACAAAATTCTTCCTTCATGGGTTGGTGAGGATGATGGAATGCCGTCTGATTGTTGTGATGATTGGGAGGGAGTTATGTGCAACGCCACCACACGACGCGTGATGCAACTCTCACTCAATTATACAAAGAGATTGAATTATTATGATGGAACTTCGGCTTCGCTTCTGAATATGTCATTGTTTCATCCTTTCAAAGAATTGCAAAGGCTCGACTTACCTGGGAATGGGTTTACAGGCTTCTGTGAGAATAGAG CTTACGATAGCTTTGGGAGTTTGAAGCAGCTAAAGATCTTAAATcttggttttaatttcttcatcgACAGCATATTACCATATTTGAATACACTAACTTCACTTACCACTCTGAATCTTCGTTACAATAAGATTGAAGGTTCCAGAACCAAGCAAG GATTAGCAAATTTGAGATACTTGCAAGTGTTGGATCTAAGCGGGAACCGCAATATAACTAGTGGCTCTTTAACAAGGCTAG GATTATCTTTGACAGACCTGAAAGAATTGGATCTTGGTAGTTGTGGAATAACTACACTTCAAG GATTAGCTAAATTAAAAAGCTTGGAAACGTTGGATTTgagttataattattatatacacaGTTCTTTAGAag gattagcaaatttgacaaaCCTGCAAGTGTTGGATTTAAgcttaaatcaaaatttgacaacGCTAG cGCATGTAGGATTGGCAGATTTGCCAAATTTGAAAGCATTGGATCTTCATTCTTGTGGGATAACTACAATTCAAG GAATATgtaatttgaagaatcttctTGAGTTGGATTTAAgctcaaataattttgaggGTCATCTTCCTCAGTGTCTCAACAACTTGACCCATCTTAAAGTTCTTGATATTTCTTACAATCAGTTAAGTGGAAACTTTCCTTCTGTCTTGACCAACCTCACATCACTTGAATATTTGGATCTCTCTTTCATCGATTTCCAAGGAACattcttaataaattcattggcTAATCATTCAAAGCTTGAGGTCTTGGTACTCTCGTCAGGAAACGATATGTTGCAAGTGAAAACCGAAAACTGGCTCCCCACATATCCTCTCAAGGTTCTCCAATTATCTCACTGCCACTTAAATGTCAATAGTAGTTTTCTTTTACACCAACACCACTTAAAATTCCTTGATCTCTCTCACAATCAGTTGGTTGGCAATTTCCCAACTTGGTTGTTGCAAAACAACACAGGAttagaagttttgattttgtggAATAACTCATTCTCGGGAATTCTTCCGCGACTTCCCAATGCCAAATACGACAAGCTTCGTCATCTAGATATTTCCACTAACAATTTTTCTGGTAAGCTACCAGAGAATTTGGGTATTGTCTTTCAGAAATTGATATATTTGGATGTGtcaaaaaatagttttgaagGTAATATTCCTTATTCAATCAGTGAGATGAAAGAGCTAATTACTTTGGATTTGtctagaaataatttttcaggaGAATTACCTCGATCTATATTCTCTAGTTGCCTCTCCTTAGAAACGTTGGACCTATCAAATAACAATTTCTATGGCCAACTTTTTCCCAATTTTATGAACTTGACTCATTTGAGTTCATTACGTTTGAACAACAATCATTTCAGTGGGAAAATGGCAGATGGTTTGTTGAGCTCCACTTTGCTGGATGTATTAGATGTATCCAACAACAAGTTATCCGGCGATATTCCCCACTGGATTGGCAACTTCTCAGTCCTTTGGCTTCTTTTAATGTCAGAAAATTATTTGCAAGGTAGTATTCCGGTCCAGCTCGGCAATCTTGAAAGTCTTGAGTTTATAGACATCTCCGAAAATGGTTTGTCTGGGTCCATGGTATCTCTCTCCAATCTTTCATCAGTGAAGCACATTTATCTGCATAACAATGCAATTAATGGGTTAATTCCAATTGCATTGCTTAGAAGCTCTACATTATTGACTCTCGATTTGAGggacaataaattttttggtaGGATTCCTCATCAGATCAATGAGCTTTCGAAtttgcattttcttcttttgagaGGGAATTCTCTACAAGGACGTATTCCTAATCAGTTGTgccaattaagaaaattaggTATCATGGATCTTTCACATAACAGACTTAATGGGCCGATACCTTCATGCCTGGGTAACATCTCATTCGGGAGGGAAGCGATTGATGATGGTTCATTTGAATATGAATTTGCTATGTCTAATCGTGATTCCGCTTCTACTTACTACAATTCCACTCTTCATCTGCTGCCGCCAGGTGAACTACATGGTGGACTAGATCAACCAGTAGGTGTAGAATTTGTGACAAAGTATAGATATGAATTTTTCATTGGTCTCAATCTCGACGACATGGCTGGACTGGATTTGTCGAGCAATGAGTTCAGTGGAGAAATTCCATGGGAAATTGGGCATCTTCAACATATTCGTGCACTTAATCTGTCCAATAATTTACTATCAGGCACTATACCAGAGAGCTTCTCCAATCTGAAAATGATAGAGAGCCTGGACCTTTCCCGCAACAAATTAAGTGGCCGAATTCCTCAACTAACTGAGCTCAACTTTTTATCAAACTTCAACGTGTCATACAACAATTTGTCCGGCCCAATCCCGGACAAAGAGCAGTTTGCCACCTTTGATGACAGCAGTTATAAAGGTAATTCGGCTCTTTGTGGCTCAATGATAAAGAGGAAATGCAGCAGCGCGTTGGCACCACCAGCGACACCTACAGGAGGAGGAGAAGATGAAGGCGATTCTGTGATTGACATGGTGGCATTAAGATGGAGTTTTGGAGCATCCTATGTGTCAGTGATTTTGGGTTTACTTGCAGCACTTTGGATAAACTCGTACTGGCGCAGACTGTGGTTCTATTTCATTGATAGATGTATTGACACATGCTACTATTGGCTTTTCAAATATGTTTTCCATCGGTGA